The following are from one region of the Anaeropeptidivorans aminofermentans genome:
- a CDS encoding ABC transporter substrate-binding protein: MKKSIAKALSLLLAAGLIVSGCGSKGSNEAAPAPSETQTPAPSETKPAEKSEEPKEVVEIEFWHAMSGTNGEALQNIVDKYNETHEYAKVNAVFQGKYTELFEKISGAAQSKTLPAMSMIYANRLTAYIMNGYVQELDSFINDSEKGLTPEELKDIPAIFTERSKWGDVTYTMPCNKSVYLMFYNEDMLNEAGVSVPTTWEELRTAAEKLTKDGVIGVGFNKSVGTDFSYWVEQAGGHLMDENEESITFNSPETIEAYEFITGMVKEGIGMISWEESYITGPLTRGELAIGFTTTSNTVDIYNGAKEFGTNIKSAEVPAGKVKAVTFSGTDMTMFNTVSDAEKEVAWDFMKFWMDTENTTQWGIESGYLPLTYSAFETEEFKAYLAENNLKAPALNCFDYGFRDPSALNAIAIHSSMQTAMEKIVLEGMDIAEAVAEAEATATKEMNDAKANFDKK, translated from the coding sequence ATGAAAAAGTCAATTGCAAAGGCATTGTCTCTTTTATTGGCAGCAGGGCTTATCGTAAGCGGCTGCGGATCCAAAGGTTCAAATGAAGCGGCTCCTGCTCCTTCAGAAACACAGACACCGGCACCTTCCGAAACGAAGCCTGCGGAAAAAAGCGAGGAGCCGAAAGAGGTAGTGGAAATAGAATTCTGGCACGCTATGAGCGGTACAAACGGTGAGGCCCTTCAAAATATCGTTGATAAATATAACGAAACCCATGAATATGCTAAGGTTAACGCCGTTTTCCAAGGCAAATACACGGAGCTTTTTGAAAAGATTTCAGGCGCGGCCCAGTCCAAGACGCTTCCTGCCATGTCTATGATTTATGCCAATAGGCTTACAGCCTATATCATGAACGGTTATGTTCAGGAGCTGGATAGCTTTATTAACGATTCTGAAAAGGGGTTAACGCCTGAAGAGCTGAAGGATATTCCTGCTATATTTACAGAGCGTTCCAAATGGGGCGATGTTACTTATACCATGCCCTGTAACAAAAGCGTATATTTAATGTTTTATAATGAAGATATGCTGAATGAAGCCGGCGTTTCCGTTCCTACCACATGGGAAGAGCTTAGAACCGCCGCGGAAAAATTAACAAAAGACGGCGTTATCGGCGTAGGTTTTAATAAATCCGTGGGAACGGATTTCAGCTACTGGGTAGAGCAGGCAGGCGGCCATTTAATGGATGAAAACGAAGAAAGTATTACCTTCAATTCTCCTGAAACCATTGAAGCTTATGAATTTATCACAGGCATGGTGAAAGAGGGTATCGGTATGATTAGCTGGGAAGAAAGCTATATTACGGGCCCCCTTACAAGAGGTGAGCTTGCCATAGGCTTTACTACCACTTCAAACACCGTAGATATTTATAACGGTGCAAAGGAATTCGGCACAAATATTAAAAGCGCCGAGGTACCGGCAGGTAAGGTTAAGGCAGTTACTTTCTCAGGAACAGATATGACAATGTTTAACACCGTTTCAGACGCTGAAAAAGAAGTTGCATGGGATTTTATGAAATTCTGGATGGATACAGAAAACACAACCCAATGGGGCATTGAATCAGGCTATCTTCCTCTTACCTATTCAGCTTTTGAAACAGAAGAATTTAAGGCTTATCTTGCAGAAAATAATCTTAAAGCACCTGCTTTAAACTGCTTTGATTACGGCTTTAGAGATCCAAGTGCTTTAAATGCCATTGCTATTCACTCAAGCATGCAGACAGCCATGGAAAAAATTGTTCTTGAAGGCATGGATATTGCAGAAGCAGTTGCGGAAGCGGAAGCCACAGCCACAAAAGAGATGAACGACGCAAAGGCTAATTTTGATAAGAAATAA
- the add gene encoding adenosine deaminase — protein sequence MQNKKVTKEFIQGLPKAELHLHLEGTLEPELKLKLAKKNGIDIGQHTIEEIKATYQFDSLSSFLQVYYPAMNVLRDEDDFCELAMDYLKKAKIHNVKYVELFFDPQAHTTRGIPFETVINGYYKATIEACGLGIEAHLIMCFLRDMSAESAMETYKQALPYRDKILGIGLDSDERNNPPRKFADVFALAKKDGFHITMHCDVDQENSIGHIREALMDIGVERLDHGTNIVEDPSLVAYIKERGIGLTCCPMSNGFIVDDLKGKEMLELLHQGIKVTVNSDDPAYFQGYISDNLFALAEKYDMTQEDIIQIAKNSFEIAWISDEKKKEYLNMIDEYVASSNC from the coding sequence ATGCAAAACAAAAAGGTAACGAAAGAATTCATTCAAGGTCTGCCAAAAGCAGAGCTTCACCTCCATCTTGAGGGAACATTAGAGCCGGAGCTTAAGCTAAAGCTAGCAAAAAAGAATGGTATTGATATTGGACAGCATACAATTGAAGAGATAAAAGCAACGTATCAGTTTGATTCTCTGAGTTCATTTTTACAGGTTTACTATCCGGCTATGAATGTACTGAGAGATGAAGACGATTTTTGCGAACTGGCGATGGATTACCTGAAGAAAGCGAAGATACATAATGTCAAATACGTAGAGTTATTTTTCGACCCGCAGGCACATACAACCAGAGGCATACCGTTTGAAACCGTCATTAACGGATACTATAAGGCAACCATTGAGGCATGCGGGCTGGGTATTGAAGCTCATTTGATTATGTGCTTTCTGAGGGATATGTCAGCCGAATCCGCGATGGAAACATATAAGCAGGCACTGCCTTATAGGGATAAGATTTTAGGAATCGGCCTGGATTCAGACGAGAGAAACAATCCGCCGCGCAAGTTCGCCGATGTTTTTGCTCTGGCGAAAAAAGATGGTTTTCATATCACCATGCATTGTGACGTTGACCAGGAGAACTCTATTGGTCATATCCGAGAAGCATTGATGGATATTGGCGTAGAGCGCCTGGACCACGGTACGAATATTGTGGAAGACCCTTCTTTGGTTGCTTATATTAAGGAGCGTGGCATTGGACTTACGTGCTGTCCTATGTCCAACGGCTTTATTGTAGATGACCTAAAGGGGAAGGAGATGCTTGAGCTTTTGCACCAGGGCATTAAGGTTACAGTTAATTCAGATGACCCTGCGTACTTCCAGGGCTATATATCGGATAATCTGTTTGCATTAGCCGAAAAGTACGACATGACGCAGGAAGATATCATTCAGATTGCAAAGAACTCTTTTGAAATAGCTTGGATTTCTGACGAAAAGAAAAAAGAGTATTTGAATATGATTGACGAATATGTCGCTTCTTCTAATTGTTAA
- a CDS encoding ABC transporter permease codes for MLDPVLFPGFSKIIPVFFESMPKLFTSLISSLKLLIPGYFGGAFTGIILGIIIGTNKAIMKNLKPIIFALNPIPPSMLVPYLIALMPTFYLSSVAIIFIGCFWPFLNGTINGIALIDNKYLDNAKVLEFKGMKKLINVILPAASPMIFAGAGTALNFAFILLAVAEMFATNSGLGRFIQYYADFSDYARVLGGLFFTSVFIVLVMYSFDRFKKRLLFWTVSK; via the coding sequence TTGCTTGACCCTGTGCTTTTCCCAGGATTTTCAAAGATAATTCCTGTTTTTTTCGAGTCTATGCCTAAGCTTTTTACGAGCCTTATAAGTTCCCTTAAGCTTCTTATTCCGGGATATTTCGGAGGGGCTTTTACAGGCATCATTCTCGGCATAATTATAGGTACAAATAAAGCCATTATGAAGAACCTAAAACCTATTATATTTGCCTTAAACCCCATACCGCCGTCTATGCTTGTTCCTTATTTAATAGCGCTTATGCCTACATTTTACTTGTCATCTGTTGCAATCATATTTATAGGCTGTTTTTGGCCGTTTCTTAATGGAACTATAAACGGCATAGCCCTTATTGACAATAAATATCTGGATAACGCAAAGGTTTTAGAGTTTAAAGGCATGAAAAAGCTTATAAATGTAATTCTTCCGGCAGCCTCCCCAATGATATTTGCAGGGGCCGGAACAGCTTTAAACTTTGCCTTTATTCTTCTGGCGGTTGCAGAAATGTTTGCCACAAATTCCGGCCTTGGCAGGTTTATACAATATTACGCAGACTTCTCAGACTATGCCAGGGTACTAGGAGGTTTATTCTTCACATCGGTTTTTATAGTTCTTGTAATGTACTCTTTTGACAGATTCAAAAAAAGGCTTTTATTCTGGACTGTAAGCAAATAA
- a CDS encoding carbohydrate ABC transporter permease, producing the protein MKKKTVNITTYIALIAGSVITILPFIWMILTSFKTSGEIYAMPPSLLPKSFHLDNYSVVFNKIPLYTYLLNSIFIAACVTAATVITSVLAAYAFSNLKFPGRDLLFSMIIATMMVPSELLIIPNFVTLSKLGWIDTYYALIIPWTTSVFSIFFLRQFFLGIPKELYYAAKADGCSDFKYIVKVMVPIAQPAILTVAILKIIYSWNEFLWPLLVTNSEKLRTLPVGISSFITDSSVSHNHVSAYAVITILPIFILYLFFRKYIIAGSARSGIKG; encoded by the coding sequence ATGAAGAAAAAAACCGTGAATATAACAACTTACATAGCTTTGATAGCAGGAAGCGTTATCACCATACTGCCCTTTATCTGGATGATTTTAACTTCTTTTAAAACAAGCGGCGAAATTTATGCCATGCCCCCGTCTTTACTGCCGAAAAGCTTTCATCTGGATAATTATAGCGTGGTATTTAATAAAATACCTCTTTACACTTATTTGTTAAACAGTATATTTATCGCCGCCTGCGTCACTGCGGCTACGGTAATAACGTCGGTGCTTGCGGCTTATGCCTTTTCTAATTTAAAGTTTCCCGGCAGGGACCTATTGTTTTCCATGATTATAGCTACCATGATGGTGCCAAGCGAGCTTTTGATTATACCGAACTTTGTTACGCTGTCTAAATTAGGTTGGATTGATACTTATTACGCTTTGATTATCCCTTGGACAACCAGCGTGTTTTCTATATTCTTTTTGAGGCAGTTCTTTTTAGGTATCCCTAAGGAGTTATATTATGCGGCAAAGGCCGACGGCTGTTCCGATTTTAAATATATTGTGAAAGTTATGGTTCCAATTGCACAGCCTGCCATATTGACTGTTGCCATACTTAAGATTATCTATAGCTGGAATGAGTTTTTATGGCCTCTTTTGGTTACCAATTCAGAGAAGCTAAGAACCCTTCCTGTGGGCATCTCTTCTTTTATTACAGACAGCAGCGTAAGCCATAACCACGTTTCCGCCTATGCAGTTATCACTATACTGCCTATATTTATCCTTTATTTGTTTTTTAGAAAGTATATTATTGCCGGTTCTGCCAGAAGCGGAATTAAAGGCTAA
- a CDS encoding HAD family hydrolase, producing the protein MRYSFVIFDIDGTLIDTEFAVLSSLRDTIFDLKGIRYEDKELKFALGIPSEEALLKLSIDNAQLLEAYNLWNKKFERYIPQIKLFDGIMPLIEKLHNKGIPLGLLTSKDKIEFEKDFAPLGIMPYFKHIVTAESTSHHKPHPEPMIKMLELSGIKAEKALYIGDSIYDMECALSANVDCVLALWGREGIDHIKATYYAESPLELWEILNP; encoded by the coding sequence ATGAGATATTCATTTGTTATATTCGATATTGACGGAACATTAATAGATACGGAATTTGCTGTATTAAGCTCCCTTCGGGATACAATTTTTGATTTAAAGGGCATACGCTATGAGGATAAGGAACTTAAATTCGCCTTAGGAATTCCAAGTGAAGAAGCCCTTCTGAAGCTAAGTATCGATAATGCTCAATTGCTTGAAGCCTATAACCTTTGGAATAAGAAATTTGAAAGATATATTCCTCAAATAAAGCTCTTTGACGGTATTATGCCATTAATAGAAAAGCTTCATAATAAAGGGATTCCTTTGGGGCTTTTAACATCAAAAGACAAAATCGAATTTGAAAAGGATTTTGCGCCTCTTGGTATCATGCCGTATTTTAAGCATATTGTTACTGCGGAAAGCACCTCTCATCATAAGCCTCACCCCGAGCCGATGATTAAAATGCTTGAACTATCAGGTATTAAAGCAGAAAAGGCTTTATATATAGGGGATAGCATCTATGATATGGAGTGCGCCCTATCGGCAAATGTAGACTGCGTTCTCGCCCTTTGGGGAAGAGAAGGCATTGACCATATTAAAGCTACATACTATGCTGAAAGCCCTTTGGAGCTTTGGGAAATATTAAACCCATAA
- a CDS encoding carbohydrate ABC transporter permease, producing MKPSKKEALKGYLCILPALVILGVFQIYPIFKAMVMSFYTKYNYMKDEVYAVGLGNFSDILKDPDFWTALKNTSLFVLGVVPATLIISLFIAVLLNRKIKFKGIFQSIYFIPFITSSVAVASVWKWIFDSKFGLLNYILGFFRIDPIKWLIDPKWAMASLIIFSIWKNLGYNIIILLAGLSNIDGTYYRAAKVDGASRWHILTKVTIPLLMPTLTYVSIMSLIGSFKVFDEVYILFERGAGPAKSCLTLVFYIYDKFATKYAYGIASAATMVLFAIVLAITLLQLRLSKKYSAS from the coding sequence ATGAAACCTTCAAAAAAAGAAGCTTTAAAGGGATATTTATGTATATTGCCGGCCCTTGTTATCCTGGGGGTTTTTCAGATATATCCTATTTTTAAAGCTATGGTTATGAGCTTTTATACAAAATATAATTATATGAAAGACGAGGTTTATGCCGTAGGCCTTGGGAACTTTTCGGATATTTTAAAGGACCCAGACTTCTGGACAGCCCTTAAAAACACTTCTTTATTTGTGCTGGGGGTCGTGCCGGCTACTTTAATTATTTCTCTTTTTATTGCCGTTCTTTTGAACAGGAAGATTAAGTTTAAAGGCATTTTTCAAAGTATTTATTTTATCCCTTTTATCACTTCCTCCGTTGCCGTAGCTTCCGTATGGAAATGGATCTTTGATTCAAAATTCGGGCTTTTGAATTATATTTTAGGCTTCTTCAGAATAGATCCCATTAAATGGCTGATAGACCCGAAATGGGCTATGGCAAGCTTGATTATATTCAGTATATGGAAGAACTTAGGCTATAACATCATTATTCTTCTGGCAGGCCTCAGCAATATCGACGGCACTTATTACAGAGCGGCAAAGGTAGACGGAGCAAGCCGGTGGCATATTCTCACGAAGGTAACAATACCTCTTCTTATGCCAACTTTGACTTATGTAAGCATTATGTCTCTTATCGGCTCCTTTAAAGTATTTGATGAGGTTTATATCCTCTTTGAAAGAGGGGCAGGTCCTGCCAAAAGCTGCCTTACCCTTGTATTTTATATTTACGATAAATTTGCCACCAAATATGCCTATGGCATTGCTTCTGCCGCAACCATGGTTTTGTTTGCCATTGTTCTTGCAATAACTCTTTTGCAATTAAGGCTTTCAAAAAAATATTCTGCATCTTAA
- a CDS encoding CD3072 family TudS-related putative desulfidase produces MNDKYIVFISHCFFNPHSKVINYGKNPIEGEPIIRGKILSLFFEHNIGAIQLPCPEMVCYGLKRWGHVKDQFEHIHYRKVSRELLMPYIDELKEYINNGYQLFGVIGIERSPSCGVAKTYRGDWKGEIGGNPLFKDNQVEGIYLADEKGLFMEILEEMLLEIGIKTAFYGYSPKEGEEFQKLIEDKIKAVAKNG; encoded by the coding sequence ATGAATGATAAATACATTGTTTTTATTTCTCATTGTTTTTTTAATCCCCATTCTAAGGTTATTAATTACGGAAAGAATCCAATCGAAGGCGAACCGATTATCAGAGGGAAAATACTGTCCCTTTTTTTTGAGCATAATATCGGGGCCATACAGCTTCCCTGCCCTGAAATGGTTTGCTACGGATTAAAAAGATGGGGCCATGTAAAGGACCAGTTTGAACACATTCATTATAGGAAAGTATCCAGAGAATTGCTTATGCCCTATATAGATGAACTGAAAGAGTATATAAATAACGGCTATCAGCTTTTTGGGGTTATTGGAATTGAGAGAAGCCCTTCCTGCGGTGTTGCCAAAACCTATCGTGGAGACTGGAAGGGAGAAATCGGCGGTAATCCTCTCTTTAAGGATAATCAGGTAGAGGGTATATACCTTGCCGATGAAAAGGGCTTATTTATGGAAATATTGGAAGAAATGCTTCTTGAAATAGGGATTAAGACTGCGTTCTACGGCTACAGCCCTAAAGAAGGAGAAGAATTCCAAAAGCTTATAGAAGATAAAATTAAGGCGGTAGCGAAAAATGGCTAA
- a CDS encoding ABC transporter ATP-binding protein, with amino-acid sequence MAKLSVKNLSMKFNEVTAVDNVSFDIEEGDFVTLLGPSGCGKTTILFMLAGIYMPTAGEIYFSHKNVSNIPTEKRNVGLVFQNYALYPHLTVYENIAFPLKMTGMKKKEIQSQIEDVAEMVQITELFKRKPSQLSGGQQQRVAIARAIVKKPEILLLDEPLSNLDARLRIETREEILALQKKAKITTVFVTHDQEEALSVSDRIILMNKGKIVQSGTPYELYYKPEHQFSAEFIGNPLINTFHIQINDGKAFIKELNYPLSGAVNKPCCLCMRAEHIRPALENEPFIEGRIKSSRISGKERIATVAIDDSVISCYLPFESNVLTGERIKLSLDIHKAFLFDEKTKTKIEI; translated from the coding sequence ATGGCTAAACTGTCGGTTAAAAACTTAAGCATGAAATTTAATGAAGTAACAGCTGTGGATAATGTAAGCTTTGATATAGAAGAAGGGGATTTTGTCACTCTCTTAGGCCCCAGCGGCTGCGGAAAAACCACAATTCTTTTTATGCTTGCAGGGATATATATGCCTACAGCAGGAGAAATATATTTCTCCCATAAAAATGTAAGCAATATTCCTACTGAAAAAAGAAATGTGGGGCTTGTATTTCAAAATTACGCTCTTTACCCTCATTTAACAGTGTATGAAAATATTGCCTTTCCCCTTAAAATGACAGGCATGAAGAAAAAAGAAATCCAAAGTCAAATTGAAGACGTTGCTGAAATGGTGCAGATAACAGAGCTTTTTAAAAGAAAGCCTTCTCAGCTTTCAGGCGGGCAGCAGCAGAGAGTTGCCATTGCAAGGGCCATTGTGAAAAAGCCAGAAATACTTCTTCTTGATGAGCCTCTTTCAAACCTTGATGCAAGGCTCCGTATTGAGACCAGAGAGGAAATTCTTGCTTTACAGAAAAAGGCGAAAATCACCACGGTTTTCGTAACCCATGACCAGGAAGAGGCCTTAAGCGTTTCGGACCGTATTATCCTGATGAATAAAGGGAAAATTGTCCAGAGCGGAACTCCCTATGAGCTTTATTATAAGCCGGAACATCAGTTTTCCGCCGAGTTTATCGGAAACCCTTTAATAAATACCTTCCATATTCAAATAAACGACGGGAAGGCTTTTATAAAAGAACTGAATTATCCTCTTTCCGGGGCCGTAAACAAGCCCTGCTGTTTATGCATGAGGGCAGAGCATATCAGGCCTGCTTTAGAAAATGAGCCCTTTATTGAAGGCAGAATTAAAAGCAGCCGGATTTCCGGAAAGGAAAGAATAGCCACTGTAGCAATCGATGACAGTGTTATCAGCTGTTATCTGCCCTTTGAAAGCAACGTCCTAACAGGGGAGCGTATTAAGCTTTCTCTGGATATACATAAGGCATTTTTATTCGATGAAAAGACAAAGACTAAAATAGAAATTTAA